In one Mycobacterium heckeshornense genomic region, the following are encoded:
- a CDS encoding acetyl-CoA C-acetyltransferase, producing MTTSVIVAGARTPIGKLMGSLRDFSASDLGAIAISGALEKAKVPASLVQYVIMGQVLTAGAGQLPARQAAVAAGIGWDVPALTINKMCLSGLDAIALADQLIRAGEFDVVVAGGQESMTQAPHLLMGSRAGYKYGDVTVLDHMAYDGLHDVFTDQPMGALTEQRNATDKFTRRQQDEFAARSHQKAAAAWKDGVFADEVVPVDIPQRNADPLQFSEDEGIRANTTAESLAGLKPAFRPDGTITAGSSSQISDGAAAVVVMNKQKAIEVGLGWLAEIGAHGVVAGPDSTLQSQPANAVKKALAREGICVDDLDVVEINEAFAAVALASTKELGVDPDIVNINGGAIAIGHPIGMSGARITLHVALELARRGSGYGVAALCGAGGQGDALILRAG from the coding sequence ATGACGACGTCGGTGATCGTTGCTGGAGCACGGACACCCATTGGCAAGTTAATGGGTTCGCTGCGGGATTTCTCGGCCAGCGATCTGGGAGCGATCGCGATCTCCGGTGCCCTTGAGAAGGCCAAGGTGCCGGCGTCGCTGGTCCAGTACGTGATCATGGGGCAGGTGCTAACCGCCGGAGCCGGTCAGCTGCCGGCACGCCAAGCGGCGGTGGCGGCCGGGATCGGCTGGGACGTCCCGGCGCTCACGATCAACAAGATGTGCCTTTCCGGTCTTGATGCGATTGCACTTGCCGACCAGCTGATTCGCGCCGGCGAATTCGACGTGGTGGTGGCCGGTGGCCAGGAATCCATGACCCAGGCGCCACACCTTTTGATGGGCAGCCGGGCGGGCTACAAGTACGGCGATGTGACGGTGTTGGACCACATGGCCTACGACGGGCTGCACGACGTGTTCACCGACCAGCCGATGGGGGCGCTGACCGAGCAGCGCAACGCGACGGACAAGTTCACCCGCCGCCAGCAGGACGAGTTCGCTGCGCGTTCGCATCAGAAAGCCGCGGCAGCCTGGAAGGACGGCGTCTTCGCCGACGAGGTGGTGCCGGTGGACATCCCGCAGCGCAACGCCGATCCACTGCAGTTCAGCGAGGACGAGGGCATCCGCGCCAACACCACCGCCGAGTCGCTGGCCGGTCTGAAGCCGGCCTTTCGCCCCGACGGCACCATCACCGCCGGCTCGTCATCGCAGATTTCCGACGGTGCGGCGGCGGTCGTCGTGATGAACAAACAGAAGGCCATCGAGGTTGGACTGGGCTGGCTGGCCGAGATCGGGGCGCATGGAGTAGTGGCCGGGCCCGATTCCACACTGCAGTCACAGCCCGCCAACGCGGTCAAGAAAGCTCTTGCCCGGGAAGGCATCTGCGTCGACGACCTCGATGTGGTCGAGATCAACGAGGCGTTCGCGGCCGTGGCTTTGGCCTCGACCAAGGAGCTTGGCGTCGATCCTGACATTGTCAACATCAACGGTGGCGCGATCGCGATCGGGCATCCGATCGGCATGTCCGGGGCTCGGATCACCCTGCATGTGGCCCTGGAGTTGGCGCGCCGCGGCTCCGGGTACGGGGTTGCCGCGCTTTGCGGTGCGGGCGGTCAGGGCGACGCGCTCATCTTGCGGGCCGGCTAG
- a CDS encoding adenylate/guanylate cyclase domain-containing protein translates to MMAKTTAAQRLGRVLEKLTHQSGRLTEPPEYGSWLLGRVSESQRRRRVRIQIILTVFILVVSLVGIGVDLLIVTVAIPVPSLFTEAPPWLTFAVAPGYIVIAVMVGTYWITRRTVTMLRWAIEERKPTPADERNTFMAPAGVAVISLILWGLGTALMTLLYGLANTMFIPKILFSGSFCGVMVSTACYLFTEFALRPVAAQALQAGPPPRRLAHGIMGRTMVVWMLGSGLPVIGIALTAFFALTLRNLTETQFGVAVLMLAAATLIFGFLLMWIQSWLIATPVRVVRAALKRVEQGDLRGDLVVFDGTELGELQSGFNAMVNGLRERERLRDIFGRHVGREVAAAAERERPKLGGEERHVAIVFVDIVGSTQLVTSRPATEVVQLLNRFFAVIVDEVDRHRGLVNKFEGDAVLAVFGAPNRLECPEDKALAAARTIADRLEREVPECQAGIGVAAGQVVAGNVGAKERFEYTVIGEPVNEAARLCELAKSQPTRLLASSETVDAASEKERARWSLGETVTLRGHDQPTRLAAPV, encoded by the coding sequence ATGATGGCCAAGACGACGGCGGCGCAACGGCTGGGCCGTGTACTGGAGAAACTGACACACCAGAGCGGCCGGTTAACCGAGCCCCCGGAATATGGCTCATGGCTGCTCGGTCGGGTCTCGGAAAGCCAGCGCCGCCGACGGGTGCGGATCCAGATCATTCTGACCGTCTTCATTTTGGTGGTCAGCCTGGTCGGAATCGGTGTCGACCTACTCATTGTCACGGTCGCTATTCCCGTACCCAGCCTGTTCACCGAGGCGCCACCGTGGCTCACCTTCGCGGTGGCGCCGGGCTACATCGTGATAGCCGTGATGGTGGGCACCTACTGGATCACCCGGCGAACCGTGACGATGCTGCGGTGGGCGATCGAGGAACGCAAACCCACCCCTGCCGACGAGCGCAACACGTTTATGGCCCCGGCGGGCGTAGCGGTCATCAGCCTCATTTTGTGGGGGTTAGGGACGGCATTGATGACGCTCCTCTACGGGCTCGCCAACACGATGTTCATCCCGAAAATCTTGTTCTCCGGCAGCTTCTGCGGCGTTATGGTCTCCACCGCCTGCTATTTGTTCACCGAATTCGCTCTGCGTCCAGTTGCCGCCCAGGCACTGCAGGCCGGACCCCCGCCACGGCGGTTGGCGCACGGAATCATGGGCCGCACCATGGTGGTCTGGATGCTCGGCTCGGGGTTGCCGGTGATCGGCATCGCACTCACGGCGTTTTTCGCACTGACGCTTCGGAACTTAACCGAGACCCAGTTCGGCGTTGCGGTGCTGATGCTGGCGGCGGCAACACTGATATTTGGATTCCTGCTGATGTGGATCCAGTCCTGGCTGATCGCGACACCAGTTCGAGTTGTGCGGGCCGCGCTGAAGCGTGTCGAGCAGGGGGATCTACGCGGCGACCTGGTGGTGTTTGACGGCACCGAGCTCGGGGAGCTGCAGAGCGGCTTCAATGCGATGGTCAACGGGTTGCGGGAACGAGAACGCCTCCGCGACATCTTCGGACGCCATGTCGGTCGGGAGGTGGCGGCGGCCGCAGAACGAGAGCGACCCAAGCTGGGTGGCGAAGAGCGCCATGTCGCGATCGTCTTCGTCGATATCGTCGGCTCGACGCAGCTAGTGACGAGCCGACCAGCCACCGAAGTCGTCCAGTTGCTCAACCGGTTTTTCGCGGTGATTGTCGACGAGGTCGACCGTCATCGGGGACTGGTCAACAAGTTCGAGGGTGACGCTGTGTTGGCCGTTTTCGGTGCTCCGAACCGGCTGGAGTGTCCAGAGGACAAGGCCCTGGCCGCCGCTCGAACCATCGCCGATCGATTGGAACGCGAGGTCCCCGAGTGCCAGGCCGGGATCGGGGTGGCGGCCGGACAGGTCGTCGCCGGCAACGTCGGCGCGAAGGAACGGTTTGAATACACTGTGATCGGCGAACCGGTCAACGAAGCGGCCCGGCTCTGTGAACTAGCGAAATCTCAGCCCACCCGGTTACTGGCGTCGTCGGAAACGGTCGATGCTGCGAGCGAAAAAGAGCGTGCGCGTTGGTCTTTGGGCGAGACAGTAACGTTGCGTGGCCACGACCAGCCCACCCGCCTGGCCGCTCCGGTCTAG
- the glgB gene encoding 1,4-alpha-glucan branching protein GlgB, with amino-acid sequence MTPTDQLAKAHLAPDPADLARLVAGEHHNPHGILGAHEYDGHTVIRALRPHALEVVALVGGKRYPMQHIESGLFAVALPFANLIDYRLEVSYRRADDVDVHTVADAYRFLPTLGEVDLHLFAEGRHERLWEVLGAHPRSFTTADGVVEGVSFAVWAPNAKGVSLIGDFNHWNGNDAPMRVLGSSGVWELFWPGFPPGGLYKFRVHGADGVVTERADPFAFATEVPPHTASKVTSSSYTWGDGEWMSQRARRNPVFEPMSTYEVHLGSWRPGLGYRELARELTDYVVTQGFTHVEMLPVAEHPFAGSWGYQVTSYYAPTSRFGSPDEFRALVDALHQAGIGVIVDWVPAHFPKDAWALGRFDGTALYEHSDPKRGEQLDWGTYVFDFGRPEVRNFLVANALYWLQEFHVDGLRVDAVASMLYLDYSRPAGGWTPNIHGGRENLEAVQFLQEMNATAHKVAPGIVTIAEESTSWPGVSRPTNVGGLGFSMKWNMGWMHDTLHYMSRDPIYRSYHHHEMTFSMLYAFSENFVLPLSHDEVVHGKGTLWDRMPGNDHMKAAGVRSLLAYQWAHPGKQLLFMGQEFGQRAEWSEQRGVDWFQLEEDSFSTGILRLVRDLNEIYRSHPALWSQDSSPEGYSWIDANDSANNVLSFLRYGTDGSVMACVFNFAGVEHRGYRLGLPSAGRWREVLNTDATDYRGGGVGNLGGVDATEEPWHGRPASAVLVLPPSSALWLEPA; translated from the coding sequence ATGACGCCCACCGATCAACTCGCCAAGGCGCACCTGGCACCCGACCCCGCCGACCTGGCTCGGCTGGTGGCGGGCGAACACCATAATCCGCACGGGATCCTGGGTGCTCACGAGTACGACGGTCACACCGTGATCCGGGCGCTGCGCCCGCATGCGCTGGAGGTGGTTGCACTCGTGGGCGGCAAACGGTACCCGATGCAGCACATCGAATCCGGGTTGTTCGCGGTGGCGCTGCCGTTCGCCAACCTCATCGACTACCGGCTCGAGGTGAGCTATCGGCGCGCTGACGACGTCGACGTGCACACGGTGGCGGACGCTTACCGCTTCTTGCCGACCCTGGGCGAAGTCGATCTGCATTTGTTCGCGGAGGGCCGCCACGAACGCCTCTGGGAGGTATTGGGCGCGCACCCGCGCTCGTTCACCACCGCTGACGGCGTCGTCGAAGGCGTCTCGTTCGCGGTGTGGGCGCCTAACGCCAAGGGCGTAAGTCTCATCGGCGACTTCAACCACTGGAACGGCAACGATGCCCCTATGCGGGTGCTCGGTTCGTCGGGGGTGTGGGAGCTCTTCTGGCCGGGCTTCCCGCCCGGCGGGCTGTACAAGTTCCGGGTGCACGGCGCCGACGGTGTGGTCACCGAACGGGCCGACCCGTTCGCGTTCGCCACCGAGGTACCACCGCACACCGCGTCGAAGGTGACCTCCAGCAGCTACACCTGGGGGGACGGCGAGTGGATGAGCCAACGTGCCCGCCGCAACCCGGTGTTCGAGCCGATGAGCACCTACGAGGTGCATCTGGGCTCGTGGCGCCCGGGACTGGGCTACCGCGAACTTGCTCGTGAGCTAACGGATTATGTTGTGACACAGGGCTTTACCCATGTCGAGATGTTGCCCGTCGCCGAGCACCCGTTCGCCGGGTCGTGGGGATACCAGGTCACTTCCTACTATGCGCCGACATCGCGGTTCGGCAGCCCCGACGAATTCCGGGCGCTCGTGGACGCGCTGCACCAGGCTGGCATCGGCGTCATCGTGGACTGGGTCCCGGCGCATTTTCCCAAAGATGCATGGGCACTTGGCCGTTTCGACGGCACAGCGCTCTACGAACATTCCGACCCCAAGCGCGGTGAGCAGCTCGATTGGGGCACTTATGTTTTCGACTTCGGTCGGCCTGAGGTCCGCAATTTCCTGGTTGCCAACGCGCTGTACTGGTTGCAAGAGTTCCATGTCGACGGTTTGCGAGTAGACGCCGTCGCTTCCATGCTCTACCTGGACTACTCCCGTCCGGCTGGCGGCTGGACACCGAACATCCACGGCGGCCGCGAGAACCTGGAAGCGGTGCAGTTCCTACAGGAGATGAACGCCACCGCACACAAGGTGGCGCCGGGCATTGTCACCATCGCCGAGGAGTCGACCTCGTGGCCGGGCGTCTCGCGACCGACAAACGTTGGCGGGCTTGGCTTTTCGATGAAGTGGAACATGGGCTGGATGCACGACACGCTGCACTACATGAGCCGTGATCCCATCTACCGGAGCTATCACCACCACGAGATGACGTTCTCGATGCTGTACGCGTTCAGTGAAAACTTCGTGCTGCCGCTCAGCCACGACGAAGTGGTGCATGGAAAGGGCACGTTGTGGGACCGGATGCCCGGCAACGACCACATGAAGGCCGCCGGGGTCCGTAGCCTGCTGGCCTACCAGTGGGCACACCCCGGCAAGCAGCTGTTATTCATGGGCCAAGAATTCGGCCAGCGCGCCGAATGGTCCGAGCAACGCGGTGTGGACTGGTTCCAGCTCGAGGAGGACAGCTTTTCCACCGGCATTTTGCGGTTGGTGCGCGACCTCAACGAGATCTACCGCAGCCACCCCGCACTGTGGAGCCAGGACAGCAGCCCTGAGGGATATTCCTGGATCGACGCCAACGACTCGGCCAACAACGTGTTGAGTTTTCTGCGGTACGGCACCGACGGATCGGTCATGGCTTGCGTGTTCAATTTCGCTGGGGTCGAACACCGCGGCTACCGGCTCGGCCTACCCTCGGCCGGCCGGTGGCGCGAGGTGCTCAACACCGACGCGACCGACTACCGCGGCGGGGGTGTCGGCAACCTCGGCGGCGTCGACGCCACCGAGGAGCCGTGGCACGGCCGCCCGGCGTCGGCGGTGTTGGTGCTGCCGCCCAGCTCGGCGCTGTGGCTGGAACCCGCGTAG
- the mce gene encoding methylmalonyl-CoA epimerase, with the protein MTTDHVDVRRPLTTALVTAVDHVGIAVPDLDEAIAWYHDHLGMIVLHEEVNDDQGIREAMLSVRGAPVGSAQVQLMAPVDESSAIAKFLDKRGPGIQQLAYRVSDLDALTERLRDQGIRLLYDAPRRGTANSRINFIHPKDAGGVLIELVEPAESARH; encoded by the coding sequence ATGACCACCGATCACGTTGACGTTCGTCGCCCCCTGACCACCGCGTTGGTGACGGCGGTGGACCACGTTGGCATCGCAGTACCCGACCTGGACGAAGCGATCGCGTGGTATCACGACCATCTGGGCATGATCGTGCTGCATGAAGAGGTCAACGACGACCAGGGAATCCGTGAGGCGATGCTGTCGGTACGCGGCGCCCCGGTCGGCAGTGCGCAGGTTCAGCTGATGGCCCCGGTCGACGAGTCGTCGGCGATCGCGAAGTTCTTGGACAAACGCGGGCCCGGCATTCAGCAGCTCGCTTACCGGGTCAGCGACCTTGATGCGCTCACCGAGCGGCTGCGCGACCAAGGCATCCGGCTGCTCTATGACGCCCCGCGGCGTGGCACCGCCAACTCGCGGATCAATTTCATCCACCCCAAAGACGCTGGCGGGGTGCTCATCGAACTGGTCGAGCCCGCCGAATCAGCTCGACACTAA
- the nucS gene encoding endonuclease NucS — protein MRLVIAQCKVDYLGRLSAHLPSARRLLLFKADGSVSVHADDGAYKPLNWMSPPCWLTEELDGPLPVWVVQNKVGEQLRITVEGIEHDSSHELGVDPGLVKDGVEAHLQALLAEHVELLGTGYTLIRREYMTAIGPVDLLCRDEQGRAVAVEIKRRGEIEGVEQLTRYLELLNRDKALAPVSGVLAAQLIRPQARTLATDRGIRCITLDYDKMRGLDSSEYRLF, from the coding sequence GTGCGCCTCGTGATCGCTCAGTGCAAGGTCGACTACCTGGGTCGGCTCAGCGCACATCTGCCGTCCGCGCGCAGATTGCTGCTGTTCAAAGCCGACGGCTCGGTGAGTGTGCACGCTGACGACGGTGCCTACAAGCCGCTGAATTGGATGAGCCCGCCGTGCTGGCTCACCGAAGAACTCGACGGACCCTTGCCGGTTTGGGTAGTGCAGAACAAGGTCGGTGAGCAGCTGCGCATCACCGTCGAAGGCATCGAGCATGATTCCAGCCACGAACTCGGTGTCGACCCGGGGCTGGTCAAAGACGGCGTGGAAGCCCATCTGCAGGCTCTGCTGGCCGAGCACGTCGAACTGCTTGGCACCGGATACACGCTGATCCGCCGGGAATACATGACAGCGATCGGCCCGGTCGACTTGTTGTGCCGCGACGAGCAGGGCCGCGCGGTGGCCGTGGAGATTAAACGCCGAGGCGAGATCGAGGGCGTCGAACAGTTGACCCGCTACCTCGAGCTGCTCAACCGCGACAAAGCGCTGGCACCGGTCAGCGGCGTGCTTGCCGCCCAACTGATTAGGCCCCAGGCGCGTACATTAGCTACTGATCGTGGAATCCGTTGTATCACTTTGGATTACGATAAAATGCGCGGACTTGACAGCAGCGAGTATCGGCTGTTCTGA
- a CDS encoding alpha-1,4-glucan--maltose-1-phosphate maltosyltransferase produces MPGRVEIDDVQPVVSCGTYPAKAVVGEVVPVRAAVWREGHEAVAATLVVRYLGPRYPQVSELRRVKAVQLADQVPTATAEAPTRVKPLLVPMTMGEEPFIFHGQFTPDSVGLWTFRVDGWGDPIRSWRDAVVAKLDAGQGETELSNDLLVGARLFDRAAAGVPRAERDPLLAAAAALRTPGDPVTRAALALSSQIDELLRRYPLRELVTRGEQYGIWVDRPLARFGAWYEMFPRSTGGWDDDGNPVHGTFATAAAALPRIANMGFDVVYLPPIHPIGKVHRKGRNNAATAAPGDVGSPWAIGSDEGGHEAVHPLLGTLDDFDDFVATARDLGLEVALDLALQCAPDHPWAREHPEWFTTLPDGSIAYAENPPKKYQDIYPLNFDNDPAGLYDEVLRVVRHWIDHGVKVFRVDNPHTKPPDFWAWLIGQVKAADPDVIFLSEAFTPPARQYGLAKLGFTQSYTYFTWRTSKWELTEFGNQIAELADFRRPNLFVNTPDILHAVLQHNGPGMFAIRAVLAATMGPSWGMYSGYELFEHRAVREGSEEYLDSEKYQLRPRDFAGALAEGRSLEPFIKRLNEIRRLHPALRELRTIHFHHIDNDALLAYSKFDPTTGDCVLVVVTLNAFAPEEATLWLDMPALGMEPYERFWVRDEITGEEYQWGAANYVRIDPAKAVAHIINMPLIPDESRMTLLRRR; encoded by the coding sequence GTGCCCGGTCGTGTCGAGATCGATGACGTCCAGCCCGTCGTTTCGTGCGGGACGTACCCCGCGAAGGCGGTCGTGGGTGAGGTGGTCCCGGTGCGGGCCGCGGTCTGGCGAGAAGGACACGAAGCGGTCGCGGCAACCCTGGTGGTGCGATACCTCGGGCCGCGTTACCCGCAGGTGAGCGAACTGCGCCGGGTCAAGGCGGTGCAACTCGCCGACCAAGTGCCGACCGCGACCGCCGAGGCACCCACACGGGTCAAGCCGCTGCTGGTTCCGATGACCATGGGCGAAGAGCCGTTTATCTTTCACGGTCAGTTCACCCCGGACAGTGTCGGGCTGTGGACGTTTCGAGTCGACGGCTGGGGTGACCCGATCCGCAGCTGGCGCGACGCGGTGGTGGCCAAGCTCGACGCCGGTCAGGGTGAAACCGAACTGTCCAACGACCTGCTGGTGGGCGCCCGGCTCTTCGACCGCGCCGCTGCCGGCGTCCCGCGCGCCGAACGTGATCCCCTGCTGGCGGCCGCGGCTGCCCTGCGCACCCCTGGCGATCCGGTGACCCGTGCCGCGCTGGCGCTGAGTTCTCAGATCGACGAACTGCTGCGGCGCTATCCGCTGCGTGAACTGGTCACCCGCGGCGAACAGTACGGGATATGGGTGGACCGCCCGCTGGCCCGGTTCGGTGCGTGGTACGAGATGTTTCCCCGCTCCACCGGCGGCTGGGACGACGACGGCAACCCGGTACACGGCACCTTCGCGACCGCGGCGGCGGCACTGCCGCGCATCGCGAACATGGGATTCGACGTGGTGTATCTGCCGCCGATCCACCCCATCGGCAAGGTGCACCGCAAGGGCCGCAACAACGCCGCCACCGCTGCGCCCGGCGACGTCGGATCGCCATGGGCGATCGGCAGCGACGAGGGCGGCCACGAAGCGGTGCACCCGCTGCTGGGCACCCTCGACGACTTCGACGACTTCGTGGCGACGGCCCGCGATCTGGGCCTTGAGGTTGCGCTGGACCTGGCACTGCAATGCGCGCCGGACCACCCCTGGGCGCGAGAACACCCGGAGTGGTTCACCACGCTGCCGGACGGCAGCATCGCCTACGCCGAAAACCCGCCGAAGAAATACCAAGACATCTATCCACTCAACTTCGACAACGATCCGGCCGGTCTCTACGACGAAGTACTGCGGGTGGTGCGCCATTGGATCGACCACGGGGTGAAGGTCTTCCGGGTCGACAATCCGCACACCAAGCCGCCGGACTTCTGGGCGTGGTTGATCGGTCAGGTCAAAGCGGCCGATCCGGACGTGATCTTTTTGTCCGAGGCCTTCACCCCGCCGGCCCGGCAATACGGGCTGGCCAAGCTCGGCTTCACCCAGTCCTACACCTATTTCACCTGGCGCACGTCGAAGTGGGAGCTGACCGAGTTCGGCAACCAAATCGCCGAACTCGCCGACTTTCGGCGGCCCAACCTGTTCGTCAACACTCCCGACATCCTGCACGCTGTGCTGCAGCACAACGGCCCAGGCATGTTCGCGATCCGCGCAGTACTGGCGGCGACCATGGGTCCGTCCTGGGGCATGTACTCCGGCTACGAGCTTTTCGAGCACCGCGCGGTGCGTGAAGGCAGCGAGGAATACCTGGACTCGGAGAAATACCAATTACGACCTCGCGACTTCGCTGGTGCGCTGGCTGAGGGACGATCTCTAGAGCCGTTCATTAAGCGGCTCAACGAAATTCGGCGACTACATCCGGCGCTGCGTGAACTACGCACAATTCACTTTCACCACATCGACAACGACGCGCTGCTGGCTTACAGCAAATTCGACCCCACCACCGGTGACTGCGTGCTGGTGGTTGTCACGCTGAATGCGTTCGCGCCTGAGGAGGCGACGTTGTGGTTAGACATGCCGGCGCTGGGTATGGAGCCCTATGAACGGTTTTGGGTGCGAGACGAGATTACCGGCGAGGAATACCAATGGGGAGCAGCCAACTACGTGCGGATCGACCCGGCCAAAGCGGTGGCCCACATCATCAACATGCCGCTGATTCCGGACGAATCACGAATGACGTTGCTGCGCCGGAGGTGA
- a CDS encoding thioredoxin family protein, translating to MTRSRPPIGPAMAGAVDLSALKQRAQQQASAGDAASAHQAGTEITEANFEEQVLVRSNQVPVVVLLWSPRSDVCLQLANTLADLAAADNGKWSLAMVNVDAVPRVAQIFGVQVVPTVVALAAGQPISSFQGVQPADQLRRWLDSLLSATAGKLTGATTSGEPEQVDPALAKAREQLEAGDFAAARNSYQAILDANPNHAEAKGAIRQIDFLVRATGRRPDAVAVSDAAPDDIEAAFAAADVQILNREVSAAFDRLIALVKRTSGDERTKVRTRLIELFDLFDPADPDVIAGRRNLANALY from the coding sequence GTGACGCGTTCCCGTCCCCCGATCGGGCCCGCCATGGCCGGTGCGGTCGATCTGTCGGCCCTCAAGCAGCGAGCCCAGCAGCAGGCCTCCGCTGGCGATGCGGCGTCGGCGCACCAGGCGGGCACCGAGATCACCGAGGCCAACTTCGAAGAGCAAGTACTGGTCCGGTCCAATCAGGTCCCGGTTGTGGTGCTGCTGTGGTCGCCGCGCAGTGACGTATGTCTCCAGTTGGCCAACACGCTCGCGGATTTGGCCGCCGCCGACAATGGAAAGTGGTCGCTGGCCATGGTCAACGTCGACGCCGTACCTAGGGTGGCCCAGATCTTCGGTGTTCAAGTGGTGCCGACGGTGGTGGCGTTGGCTGCCGGACAACCGATTTCGAGCTTCCAGGGTGTGCAACCTGCCGACCAGCTGCGGCGCTGGCTGGACTCGCTGCTTTCGGCGACAGCCGGAAAGCTAACCGGTGCGACGACTTCCGGTGAGCCCGAACAGGTTGACCCGGCATTGGCGAAGGCACGTGAGCAGCTCGAGGCGGGCGACTTCGCTGCTGCGCGAAACTCGTATCAAGCCATCCTGGACGCCAACCCGAACCACGCGGAAGCCAAAGGTGCCATCCGTCAGATCGATTTTCTGGTGCGCGCGACCGGACGGCGTCCCGACGCCGTGGCGGTCTCCGACGCCGCGCCAGACGACATTGAAGCCGCGTTCGCTGCCGCCGACGTGCAGATTCTCAATCGAGAAGTGAGCGCCGCGTTCGACCGACTGATCGCGCTGGTCAAGCGGACCTCTGGCGACGAGCGCACCAAGGTGCGTACTCGGCTAATCGAGCTGTTCGACTTGTTCGATCCCGCCGACCCCGATGTGATTGCAGGTCGGCGCAACCTCGCCAACGCGCTCTATTGA